The following are encoded together in the Desulfovibrio inopinatus DSM 10711 genome:
- a CDS encoding peroxiredoxin, with product MSCDEHHHHDDHHHMLDHAKVGKPVTPFTMETFDPEEGFFGEISLEKCLDEKKWVVLVFYPADFTFVCPTELADLADKHAELKKMDCEVISVSTDTKFSHMAWKTSERLLENVKYKMAADPTGKVARYFGVYDCETGLALRGTFIINPEGLLVSSEINFYNVGRNADELQRKMEANVYLKDHPAEACPAKWKPGSKTLTPSEKLVGNVYSSMID from the coding sequence ATGAGTTGTGACGAACATCACCATCACGATGACCACCATCATATGCTCGACCACGCGAAAGTTGGAAAACCGGTGACACCGTTCACGATGGAAACATTTGATCCCGAAGAAGGTTTCTTTGGAGAAATCTCACTTGAAAAATGCCTGGACGAAAAAAAGTGGGTCGTGCTTGTTTTCTATCCCGCCGATTTCACATTTGTTTGCCCGACAGAACTGGCCGACTTGGCGGACAAGCATGCTGAGCTAAAAAAAATGGATTGCGAAGTTATCTCCGTGTCCACTGATACCAAATTCTCGCACATGGCCTGGAAAACGAGTGAAAGGCTGCTGGAAAACGTAAAATACAAAATGGCAGCAGACCCCACCGGCAAAGTTGCTCGCTATTTTGGTGTCTATGATTGCGAAACCGGGTTGGCGCTGCGGGGTACGTTCATCATCAACCCCGAAGGTCTGCTTGTTTCATCGGAAATCAACTTCTATAATGTGGGCCGTAATGCTGATGAGCTGCAACGCAAAATGGAAGCCAATGTCTACCTGAAAGACCACCCGGCAGAAGCCTGCCCTGCAAAGTGGAAACCCGGCTCCAAAACGCTCACCCCTTCGGAAAAACTCGTCGGTAACGTATACTCATCTATGATTGATTAA
- the malQ gene encoding 4-alpha-glucanotransferase encodes MHRRGSGILLHISSLPSRYGIGDLGPEAYRFADFLADAGQSYWQILPLNPTSSYIGNSPYSSDSAFAGNPLFISPELMVENGDVDPLDVPELASTRPDRVDYQAVEGHRTHLLKTAYAKVETSLENDCCYGQFQKLNAYWLDDHALFRALKAEHGGVQWTKWPEPLRYRDPSALAEATDRLASIIRYEKYVQYLFHRQWFALKLYLQDKNILTMGDIPIYVTHDSADVWAHQELFQLDSEGEPTVVAGVPPDYFSKTGQRWGNPVYAWDVHRLSHFHWWIKRIEHNLDLTDFIRLDHFRGFAAYWEVPVEEETAINGEWVDGPGHDFFNALLKHFARLPIIAEDLGIITADVEELKSAFDLPGMRILQFAFGDNLADSRDIPHNYDVGSVAYSGTHDNNTTKGWFSSEASEEVKESLFAYIGHEVSEDEVSTALIRLAMASVAEMAIFPLQDVLGLGAGARMNTPSLPAGNWTWRLKPGLLSDEIARRMQRWTTMYGR; translated from the coding sequence ATGCACAGACGAGGTAGCGGAATTCTCCTTCATATTTCATCTCTGCCGTCCCGCTATGGTATAGGAGACTTGGGACCAGAAGCCTATCGGTTTGCGGATTTTTTGGCAGATGCCGGGCAATCCTATTGGCAGATTTTACCGCTTAATCCTACATCTTCATATATCGGCAACTCCCCGTATAGTAGTGATTCTGCTTTTGCCGGCAATCCTCTTTTTATCAGCCCGGAACTGATGGTGGAGAATGGAGATGTTGATCCACTCGATGTTCCCGAACTTGCATCAACACGCCCTGATCGTGTTGATTATCAGGCTGTTGAAGGGCACAGAACGCATCTTCTGAAAACAGCGTATGCCAAGGTTGAAACATCGTTGGAGAACGATTGCTGTTACGGACAATTTCAAAAGCTTAATGCGTACTGGCTTGATGACCATGCCTTATTCCGAGCGTTGAAGGCAGAGCATGGTGGTGTACAATGGACCAAATGGCCGGAGCCATTGCGATATCGTGATCCAAGTGCTCTGGCAGAAGCGACAGACCGTCTTGCCTCGATTATTCGCTACGAGAAGTACGTTCAATACCTTTTTCACAGACAGTGGTTTGCCCTCAAGTTGTATCTTCAGGATAAAAATATTCTGACGATGGGGGACATTCCGATTTATGTAACCCACGATAGCGCTGATGTTTGGGCTCATCAGGAGTTATTTCAACTTGATAGTGAAGGAGAACCCACCGTTGTTGCCGGTGTTCCTCCCGATTATTTCAGTAAAACCGGGCAACGTTGGGGGAACCCTGTATATGCCTGGGATGTGCACCGCCTGTCTCATTTTCATTGGTGGATTAAGCGGATTGAGCATAATCTTGATTTGACCGATTTTATCCGTCTTGACCATTTTCGCGGTTTTGCCGCGTACTGGGAAGTTCCGGTCGAAGAAGAAACTGCGATTAATGGTGAGTGGGTGGATGGCCCAGGACATGATTTTTTCAATGCACTCCTCAAACACTTTGCCAGATTACCCATTATTGCCGAAGATCTTGGCATCATTACAGCGGATGTTGAAGAACTCAAAAGTGCGTTTGACTTGCCGGGGATGCGTATTTTGCAGTTTGCCTTTGGTGATAATCTCGCAGATAGTCGTGATATCCCGCACAATTACGATGTGGGAAGTGTTGCATATAGCGGCACACACGACAATAATACAACGAAAGGGTGGTTTTCATCAGAAGCGTCCGAAGAGGTTAAAGAAAGCCTGTTTGCCTACATTGGGCATGAAGTTTCGGAAGACGAGGTGTCCACTGCACTTATTCGTCTTGCGATGGCCAGTGTGGCCGAGATGGCGATATTTCCTCTTCAAGACGTTCTTGGTTTGGGGGCTGGAGCGCGTATGAACACGCCATCTTTACCTGCGGGCAACTGGACGTGGAGATTGAAGCCCGGTTTGCTGTCCGACGAAATTGCACGTCGAATGCAGCGTTGGACAACGATGTATGGGCGATAA
- a CDS encoding aldehyde ferredoxin oxidoreductase family protein, giving the protein MSNVICSIDLSTRMIESTPVDADLSRRYLGGRGIHIRLLYDLVSPGMDPLAPEAPLLVGAGPLAGLPCPSAARTNVTGKSPESWFLADSNFGGHFAPAMRKAGFDHLVLTGKSDEPCLILLENNTASIQDASGLWGKDSIATMELLKERYGKRAQIACIGPAGENLVRFACIRHGYKSAAGKGGLGCLMGSKRIKAIVALGHTPLPIHNPEGLRALNKKLTDRIKASRTREILHTLGTAYLFDLHNFSGVVRTHNARFSKFPQGKGLRSRSLAKRYDGHRACFGCAIGCRHTYLRPDTSCHSRGVGVEYGTLGAFGPICGITDPETILHLNDLTNDLGLDSCATGNLIGWAIDLFQEGLLTTTDTDGLELSFGDGPTIVRLVEDIAYRRGFGSTLADGPKELMEHFPKEATDRLVQVKNSTQTDSVDVRAFKGFALGVATSTRGADHLRSRPTMEAINLDAATLEKFYGRSIPTDPDAYDGKAFMVWRSELEYALGDALGLCRFVQRFNSPDHISPDEIRQLLNLACGIDLTAEELENAAERILTTERLFLNREGITRRDDTLPPWVFTPIQDGPRKGAYIDRERFEAMLDEYYSLHGWDPQTGRPTQETLRRLGI; this is encoded by the coding sequence ATGTCCAATGTTATCTGCTCCATCGACCTCTCGACGCGAATGATTGAATCGACTCCCGTCGACGCCGACTTGAGCCGGCGTTATCTTGGGGGACGAGGCATTCATATTCGCCTCCTCTATGACCTCGTATCTCCAGGGATGGACCCACTGGCCCCCGAAGCTCCACTTCTTGTCGGCGCCGGACCATTAGCCGGCCTCCCGTGTCCCTCGGCAGCCCGAACCAATGTGACCGGAAAATCCCCGGAATCGTGGTTTCTTGCTGATTCGAATTTTGGCGGCCACTTCGCCCCAGCCATGCGTAAAGCGGGTTTTGATCATCTTGTGCTGACAGGAAAAAGTGATGAACCCTGCCTGATTCTTCTCGAAAACAACACCGCATCCATTCAGGATGCCAGCGGGCTCTGGGGTAAGGACTCCATTGCGACCATGGAACTTCTCAAAGAACGATACGGTAAGCGAGCTCAAATCGCCTGTATTGGACCAGCAGGAGAAAACCTTGTTCGATTTGCCTGCATACGACATGGATATAAAAGTGCGGCGGGAAAAGGCGGTCTCGGATGCCTCATGGGGTCAAAACGTATCAAGGCGATTGTGGCCTTAGGTCACACCCCGCTCCCCATCCATAATCCTGAAGGCTTGCGTGCCCTCAATAAAAAGCTCACGGACCGCATCAAAGCATCACGAACGCGTGAGATACTGCATACGCTGGGAACCGCCTACCTCTTTGACCTGCACAACTTCAGCGGCGTGGTTCGTACGCACAACGCCCGGTTTTCCAAATTTCCCCAAGGCAAGGGGTTGCGATCCCGATCACTGGCCAAGCGCTATGACGGACACCGTGCATGCTTCGGGTGCGCAATCGGCTGCCGCCACACGTATCTTCGTCCCGATACATCGTGTCATTCCCGCGGCGTTGGTGTCGAATATGGCACGTTGGGCGCCTTCGGCCCCATTTGCGGAATTACCGATCCTGAAACGATTTTACATCTCAACGACCTGACCAACGACCTCGGCTTAGATTCCTGTGCCACCGGCAATCTCATCGGATGGGCCATTGATCTGTTTCAAGAAGGTCTCCTCACGACGACCGACACCGATGGTCTTGAACTGTCTTTTGGCGACGGTCCAACCATTGTGCGACTTGTGGAAGATATTGCATATCGACGTGGATTCGGCTCCACACTCGCAGATGGTCCCAAAGAACTCATGGAACATTTTCCCAAAGAAGCTACAGACCGTCTCGTTCAGGTTAAAAACTCCACACAAACCGACTCCGTTGACGTGCGCGCTTTTAAGGGATTCGCTCTTGGTGTTGCCACATCAACGCGAGGGGCCGATCATTTACGAAGTCGGCCAACAATGGAAGCCATCAACCTGGATGCCGCCACGCTCGAAAAATTCTATGGCCGCTCCATCCCCACCGATCCCGACGCTTACGACGGCAAAGCCTTTATGGTCTGGCGAAGCGAACTTGAATACGCCCTTGGCGATGCGCTCGGCCTTTGTCGATTTGTCCAACGCTTCAACAGCCCCGATCACATCTCTCCGGACGAAATACGGCAACTCCTCAATCTCGCATGCGGTATTGATCTGACGGCCGAAGAACTCGAAAACGCAGCTGAACGCATTCTGACGACCGAACGCCTATTTCTGAACCGCGAAGGTATCACGCGCCGCGATGATACCCTGCCCCCGTGGGTCTTCACCCCAATTCAAGACGGTCCCCGCAAAGGGGCATATATCGACCGGGAACGATTCGAAGCCATGCTCGACGAGTACTATAGCTTGCACGGTTGGGATCCCCAAACCGGCAGACCGACGCAGGAAACACTGCGTCGCCTGGGCATTTGA
- a CDS encoding OmpA family protein → MKLVALTAMAVMLLGFAGPSAAKLVPKVDNFILFVDHSGSMGTAYKGSRYVQMGGISKIALAKNLLLSMNQEIPELGYQGGLYTFAPYKEYAAMATYNRADMEPAINAITTEYNLMRRTPMGWGLEDVDKVIGGLSGKTAVIIFSDGASNRGVDPRVVARQMVDKYGDKICFHIVSYADTKYGEEVLKEIAAMSECSCMAIGEDLVAKENLVQFLMCSLYEDIEEDETVIFRSIYFDFDKSNIKPEFVPVLEEGLEIINAKPEATVVLGGHTDSVGTVPYNQGLSERRANSVKAFFVKRGVDPMRIEAVGYGELNPKYSNATAEGRRMNRRVDINFK, encoded by the coding sequence ATGAAACTCGTCGCTTTGACCGCTATGGCTGTGATGCTGCTCGGCTTCGCTGGCCCGTCTGCCGCCAAGCTCGTTCCCAAAGTCGACAACTTCATCCTCTTCGTTGACCATTCCGGTTCCATGGGCACCGCGTACAAAGGTTCCCGTTATGTCCAGATGGGTGGTATCTCCAAGATCGCCCTGGCCAAGAATCTGCTCCTGTCCATGAATCAGGAAATTCCTGAACTGGGTTACCAGGGCGGCCTGTACACCTTTGCTCCGTACAAAGAGTACGCTGCGATGGCTACCTACAACCGCGCTGACATGGAACCCGCCATCAACGCTATTACAACCGAATACAACCTGATGCGCCGCACCCCCATGGGTTGGGGTCTGGAAGACGTCGATAAGGTCATCGGTGGCCTGTCCGGCAAGACCGCTGTCATCATCTTCTCTGACGGTGCCTCCAACCGTGGTGTCGATCCCCGTGTTGTTGCCCGCCAGATGGTTGACAAGTACGGCGACAAGATCTGCTTCCACATTGTCAGCTATGCCGACACCAAGTACGGTGAAGAAGTCCTGAAAGAAATCGCTGCCATGAGCGAATGCTCCTGCATGGCCATCGGCGAAGACCTCGTTGCCAAAGAAAACCTGGTCCAATTCCTGATGTGCTCGCTCTACGAAGACATCGAAGAAGACGAAACCGTCATCTTCCGCAGCATTTACTTTGACTTCGATAAGTCCAACATCAAGCCCGAATTCGTGCCCGTGCTCGAAGAAGGTCTTGAAATCATCAACGCCAAGCCCGAAGCCACTGTTGTCCTCGGCGGCCACACCGACAGCGTTGGTACGGTTCCCTACAACCAGGGTCTGTCCGAACGCCGCGCCAACTCCGTCAAGGCTTTCTTCGTCAAGCGTGGTGTTGATCCCATGCGCATCGAAGCCGTCGGTTACGGCGAACTCAATCCCAAGTACAGCAACGCCACTGCTGAAGGTCGCCGCATGAACCGCCGCGTCGACATCAACTTCAAGTAG
- a CDS encoding insulinase family protein translates to MFKVEGYEVIRQEHIAEYAADALYCRHIVTGAEILSIQCADENKVFGVSFKTPPSDSTGVAHILEHSVLCGSRKYPVKEPFVELLKGSLNTFLNAFTYPDKTCYPVASANEEDFYNLIDVYLDAVFFPRINKEIFHQEGWHLDPTGDDNGLSIRGVVYNEMKGAYSAADGVLSEFSQRLLFPNTTYGVDSGGEPAVIPDLTYEAFIDFHKTYYHPGNARIFFYGDGDIERRFAKLDEYLREFGPREKKAAVDLQPLATSPKTHRMPVEPSSPDMGLMMTVSWLFPEITDLKTRLGLHILEHALIGLSSSPLRKALIDSNYGDDLAGVGLEEELRQFYFSTGLKGVAPGYEGKVEKLIISTLQGLAENGIESEAIEAAVNTIEFSLREQNTGAFPRGLSMMLMSLADWLYERDPIAGLRFEAPLAEIKHDLAAGKRVLEDLLNQFILQNNHRVTLILEPDAGLAQRRKNEEQNRIKALYEGLGEDREQRVADDAGALATFQHTPDSAEALASIPQLIPADLPPKNMPTLTMERSADMEQLYFNDLETNGVAYLDLGFDLTVLPEHLFPYINLFGRALLEMGTAKQDAVSLTRRISAKTGGIVRSPSIATTKSGDVAARLFLRGKATVDKFSELSDVLLDILTTANLGNRDRFLQIVTESRTRAEMRLIPAGHSVARLRLGASFSQAGAMNERLSGVEQLFFLRRLEKRVREDFDGVREDLEEIRRRLLIKNAMVANVTVAEHQAARVLDNLAELSSALETGDIERHPQASVTRASAEGLTIAAQVNYVGKAADVKKLGYQINGATHVISRYLRTGYLWERIRVRGGAYGAFSLVDRFNGLVALLSYRDPNTDKTLVAYDEAGAFLEELTLSQEELDKNIVGAVGDLDAYKLPDAKGFSGMIRSLVGDTDEDRQRMREEMFAVTQEDFRAFGTVLRQAMAEADTVIVGAKDVLENTKHVALSLTDVM, encoded by the coding sequence ATGTTCAAAGTGGAAGGATACGAAGTGATCCGGCAGGAGCACATCGCAGAATATGCCGCTGATGCCCTGTATTGCAGACATATTGTGACTGGTGCCGAGATATTGTCGATTCAGTGCGCCGACGAAAATAAGGTGTTTGGCGTTTCATTCAAAACACCCCCTTCCGATTCTACGGGGGTGGCGCATATCTTGGAACATTCTGTTTTGTGCGGATCACGAAAATATCCTGTCAAAGAGCCGTTTGTTGAATTGTTGAAAGGGTCACTCAATACCTTTCTCAATGCGTTCACCTATCCTGATAAAACCTGCTATCCCGTGGCCAGTGCGAACGAAGAAGATTTCTATAACCTGATTGATGTCTATCTCGATGCCGTCTTTTTCCCACGCATCAACAAAGAGATCTTCCATCAGGAAGGATGGCATCTTGATCCAACTGGCGATGACAACGGATTGTCTATTCGTGGCGTGGTCTATAATGAAATGAAAGGGGCATATTCTGCCGCTGATGGTGTTTTGTCCGAATTTTCTCAGCGTCTTTTGTTTCCGAATACGACATATGGAGTCGATTCCGGCGGCGAGCCGGCTGTAATTCCTGATTTGACATATGAGGCGTTTATCGATTTCCATAAAACCTATTATCACCCGGGGAATGCTCGTATCTTTTTCTATGGAGATGGAGATATTGAGCGGCGGTTCGCCAAGCTTGATGAATACTTGCGTGAATTCGGCCCAAGGGAGAAAAAAGCGGCTGTCGATTTGCAACCTTTGGCGACGTCACCGAAAACGCATCGCATGCCGGTGGAGCCTTCCAGCCCGGATATGGGGCTCATGATGACTGTGAGCTGGTTGTTCCCTGAAATTACGGATTTGAAAACCCGGCTCGGTCTTCACATTCTTGAACATGCGCTGATCGGATTGTCTTCATCGCCGTTACGTAAAGCGTTGATAGATTCCAATTATGGAGATGATCTTGCGGGTGTCGGACTCGAAGAAGAGTTACGGCAATTCTATTTTTCCACAGGACTCAAGGGCGTTGCTCCAGGGTATGAAGGGAAAGTGGAAAAACTTATCATCTCCACTTTGCAAGGACTGGCTGAAAATGGAATCGAGTCTGAAGCGATTGAAGCGGCAGTCAACACCATTGAGTTTTCTTTGCGCGAACAGAACACAGGGGCATTTCCCCGCGGGCTGTCGATGATGCTCATGTCACTTGCTGATTGGCTTTATGAACGTGATCCTATCGCCGGTCTGCGTTTTGAAGCGCCGTTGGCTGAAATCAAGCATGATTTGGCCGCCGGTAAACGGGTATTGGAAGATTTGCTCAACCAGTTCATTTTACAAAATAATCATCGCGTTACGTTGATTCTTGAGCCCGATGCCGGTTTGGCGCAACGACGTAAAAATGAAGAGCAGAACCGCATCAAGGCACTATATGAAGGGCTTGGAGAGGATCGGGAACAGCGCGTTGCCGATGACGCTGGAGCACTGGCGACGTTTCAGCATACTCCGGATTCAGCCGAAGCATTGGCCAGTATTCCGCAATTGATTCCGGCTGATTTGCCTCCAAAGAACATGCCAACGTTGACTATGGAACGATCGGCAGACATGGAACAGCTCTATTTCAATGATCTTGAAACCAATGGCGTTGCCTATCTTGATCTCGGATTCGATCTGACGGTTTTGCCCGAGCATTTGTTCCCTTACATCAATCTGTTCGGCCGAGCCTTGCTCGAAATGGGGACGGCCAAACAGGATGCAGTCAGTTTGACTCGCCGTATCAGTGCGAAGACCGGTGGGATCGTTCGGAGCCCCTCAATTGCTACGACAAAATCCGGGGATGTGGCGGCACGCCTCTTCTTGCGTGGGAAGGCGACGGTCGACAAATTTTCCGAGTTATCCGATGTGTTGTTGGATATTTTGACGACGGCAAATCTGGGAAATCGAGATCGTTTTCTCCAAATCGTGACGGAATCACGAACACGCGCCGAAATGCGTCTTATCCCTGCAGGACATAGCGTAGCCAGACTTCGTCTCGGTGCGAGCTTTAGTCAGGCTGGAGCGATGAATGAACGCTTGAGCGGGGTGGAGCAGTTGTTCTTCTTACGCAGGCTGGAAAAGCGCGTACGCGAGGATTTTGACGGTGTCCGCGAAGACCTTGAGGAAATTCGTCGTCGGTTGCTCATCAAAAATGCCATGGTCGCCAACGTGACCGTGGCCGAGCATCAGGCAGCACGCGTTCTGGACAATCTTGCCGAGTTGAGTTCGGCTCTGGAAACCGGTGATATCGAACGCCATCCTCAAGCATCCGTAACGCGGGCGAGCGCAGAAGGGCTGACTATTGCGGCGCAGGTCAATTATGTCGGGAAAGCGGCCGATGTGAAAAAATTGGGATACCAGATCAATGGCGCCACGCACGTTATAAGCCGCTATCTGCGGACGGGCTACCTTTGGGAACGTATTCGTGTTCGTGGCGGAGCATATGGTGCGTTCAGCCTGGTTGACCGATTCAATGGTCTTGTTGCACTGCTTTCGTATCGCGATCCCAATACTGATAAGACGCTGGTCGCCTACGATGAGGCTGGTGCCTTTCTTGAAGAGCTGACGTTGTCCCAGGAAGAGCTGGATAAAAATATCGTCGGTGCAGTTGGAGATCTTGATGCCTACAAACTGCCGGATGCCAAAGGCTTTTCCGGTATGATCCGGTCTTTGGTCGGTGATACCGATGAGGATCGGCAACGCATGCGTGAAGAAATGTTTGCCGTAACGCAAGAGGATTTTCGCGCATTCGGGACGGTGTTGCGTCAAGCCATGGCCGAAGCCGATACTGTGATTGTTGGGGCGAAAGATGTGTTGGAAAACACGAAGCACGTTGCGCTGTCACTGACAGACGTGATGTAG